The sequence below is a genomic window from Candidatus Omnitrophota bacterium.
CGAGGAAACAATAATAATCCCTGCCGCTAAAACAAAACACGCTCGTTTAATGAAAAGATTAATCGCGGGCATAAGCTTTAAGGCCTACTTTATCAAACGATATGCCTTAAGCCTGTCTAAAACCGCCAGGCGATATGTTTCTATGGCAGCGTTGTCTGTTTGCTTCTTAGCCATATCCACAATACGTAAAGCAAAATAAATCGGGATAGGCATATTTTCCGCAATCTGATAGAATCTATTCACGTAAACCGAATACTCGCTAAAAGAAGCATTATTCCCCAATATCGGCGAACCTGTTAAAGCGCTGGCCTCTGCGACTTCTTTCAAGAGAATCTCTCTAATAATTTCCCTGCGCGAATCATCTATTTTATAATTATCGATTGCTCGCCAATCAAAACCATCAGAAAACTTAAATTCCGGAGTGTATGCGATGTTCTGTGATTTCTTACCCAAAGAAGCAAGAATAATGGCTATAAATATAATTAACACTATCCCCACGGAAGAAATAATAACCGTCTTCTTATCAAGCGCCTTATCCATAGAATTATCCCTTTCTATTTATTCCCCCTGGCCGATTATGCCTACACTTTTTAATTTATCAGTGATCATTTTATAATACCCCTGTATATCCGTGTCTGTCCCGCCGTTTTTAACTATCTCGGCCACATGTAAAGCATAAAACAATGGCAAATCCCTGTTAGAAGGCTTGCTATAATAGATATCAACTATTTCAGGAAAATTGTAAATAAAAGTATTGTAGGCCATTAAAAAATCTGTGGCATTGGGATTTAAGGCTAAAACCGGAGCCCCATTAAAAAGACTTGTCTCGTAGGCAGATTTTAAAAAGACCATCTTTAGCTTCTTCTCCTCTGTCTTAGACAGCCCCAGCGCCCCTAAAGCATTCCAGTCATTTCCATCAAAGAAACGATACTGGCAAAATGCTGGCTTAATTACCAATAAAGATGCCATTAACAATAAGGCTAGCGTTATTTTCTTCATACTCGCGGCTCCTTTTCTATTAATAATTATATAATTATTTTATCGCTTATTAATCCGATAGTCCACTACTATTCTGCTTAAAAGCGCCGAAGCTAACCCCAAGCCCCTAGCAAAAGACCTAAACAAAGACAGGATTATAAATAGCAGATACTTAAGATTACGGCACCTAATTGCCATAATAACCCCAACCTGAAGATGCAAAAATATCTGCGCAGCAAACAAGGCAAACCAAATATTGCGCAGATCATGAAAAAATAAGAATGGAAAAGTAATAATCAGCGCCAAAGCCAAAACCGGCTGGGCATAATCTAAGAGGCCGCTATAGTCATCACCCATGGACATCTGGGGATGCTCCAAATACAATTTTACCCTCCAAAACCCATGCCAGAATTGAGTGCGCAAGTATTTAATGGGATTCTCCGGATGATAATGGCAGACTTTAACATTCTTATCAAAGATAAGCGCATAACCTTTTTTAATGATTTTATAAGATAAATCATTGTCTTCGCCGCTTGCCATGGGATACTGCTGGTTAAATCCTCCTGTTTCTTCTAAAATTATTTTTCTGGCAGAAAAGTTATACGACCCCAAGGCCTTAACCCTTAAAGGCATCTTGGCATGACGCAGCATTATCTCTTCATGAATTAGGCTGGCTAAAAGGTTTTGTGGATTGGCGATATCGTAAGAACCTCCTGCGCAGGCAACTTGCGCATCTTCATAGTATTTCACAAGATTTTTTACCCAAGCTAAGCTAGGCAGGCAATCAGAATCGGTAAAGAAAACTATTTCTCCTTTGGCGCTTTTCCATCCGGTGTTACGCGCCGCTGCCGGTCCGGCGTTATCCTGATAGATATACTTAATGCCTGTTTTATCAAGAAACTCGCCAGTCTTATCAGTTGACCCATCATCAACCACGATTATCTCTATTGCCTCACTGGGATAATCCTGAGAAAGGCAGGCCTTAATAGACTGTTTTAGGGTCTTAAAAGAATTAAAAGAAGGAATAACTATAGAAATTAATTTTTCTTTCATTGATCATTACGTATGAGCAAGCTGCTCTTGGCCCATAAAATGCCAAGGCTGAAGAATAAGTTCCCCGGAAGATTCTTTGATGCCGCGGTCACCATAATAAGAAGCGTAATTCTTCCAGATCCCCCCGCAAATAAAACCATACCGGCATCTCTTACACTGCGGGAACTTATGTTTATGCAGAAAACTATGCGCCTGCAGTATCGCAGCAGATTTAAAATGTTCCATGCCCCAGGAAAGCCATTTTTCTTTCTCTGGCAGCAACATCATGCCTAGGCCTACTGCCCCAACCCATTTTAGCCGGTTTTCCCTGATAAAGGAACGCAAATAATAATTCCATTCATCGTGATCATAATGCACCTGATGCACATTCTGCACGTGTTTTTCATAACCGGCCATCTGACAAAAAGGGATATAGCGAAAGGTAAGTTTATTAAAAAACGGCCCAAAATCATCCGCGATTCTTTTAAGCTTATCGGAAACATCCGCATAGCAGATAAAATTCTTCTTATCTGAAAACTTAGCCTGTTCAATAGGGTTAAAAAGTATAAAATTAACTATTTTTACCCCCAAGTCCTTAAATAGCTTTGCCCGCTGATATACATCAGAAAAATTCTCTCCGTTAACCACAGAATTACAGCGCACTTTTACCGATAAACCTAAAAGATTTTCTATGGCTTTGTTTAAAAGTTTATAGCTTCCGGGCATACCGGTGACCTTATCATGAACATCGCTGGTAGAGCCATGCAGAGAAAAAAGAAAATCCTCCACCTTATTCTCAACTAAGCGTCGAGCAAAAGACCTATCTGACAGCAATATCCCGTTTGTTATCAAAGATATTTTCTTAAAACCTTTATCTCTTGCGAAAGATACAAGCTCTAGAAAATCCTTGCGGATAGTAGGCTCTCCTCCGGTAAACTCTAAAACCTGCATCTTCTTGGCGGCATAGTAAGAAATAAGATTTTTGCATCGCAGGGTAGACAAATCTTTATTTTTATTCTTAGACTTCACATCATTAAGATAATAACAAAATGAGCACTTAAGATTGCAAGAATAACCGGTGTTTATATCTATCCTTTTGGTAAGCTTAGGCGGCGGCAGTTGATTTTTCATATTATAAAAATTATTTCTTCTTCAGCCTAGAAAGCTCTTCTTTTAAAATGCCTATTTCCTGAGCAAGTTTTTCCGTGCGGCTATTCTGCTGGCAGATATAACCAGTTAAGAACAAACTCAACAAAACTACAAATATTCCGATCACAAAAAATATAAAATTACTGGGAAGCTTGAAACCCAGCTTTTCCGCCAAAGAAAACAAGAAATTCTCATAGGCAGCTAAAACAATCGCTGTTGATGACAATACAAGCCACATAAGCGCGTATTTAAAAGTTATTTTCTCCCTGCGGATAAGCTCAATAACTAACAATAAGAATACAACCGATACGCTTATGGCGAATATCTTTATTTGCATACCTTATAGCTCCTTTTCTTAAGAAGACATAGAATAACCGCTAATGTTACCTTAAACATGTAATAACCGGATTTCAAAAACCTTATTGAAGAAACGCCTGACTGACGCGGATGCATTCTAACTGGAACTTCTTTTATCTTGGCATTATAGCAACGGGCGATAACTATTCCTTCGGGCTCCGGAAAATCAATCGGGTAACAGCAAGAAAACAAGGCGATCAACTTTTTTCCTGTGGCGCGAAAACCCGATGTCGGATCAGTGGTTTTCTGTCCGGTCAACAAGCTTATCAAGCAAGAAAAAAACTTAATGCCCACTCGCCTTAAGAAAGAAGACTTATAATAGGCGTCTTTTGCCAGAAATCTGCTGCCTACGCAAAGATCTACATTTTCTTTCAGAACCGGATCAAGTATGTCCTTTATAAAACTGGCATCGTGCTGGCCATCGGCATCAAATTGCACAACAGCATCATATCCATTAAGATGGGCATACTTAAAGCCGGTTTGCACTGCCCCGCCTATACCCAAATTAAAAGGAAGCCTTATAACTGAAGCTGCTGTATCTTCAGCTAATTGCGCAGTATTATCAAATGAGCCGTCATCTACCACTAAAATATCCACATCAAGCATCGCACTTTTAATGCCGGAAACAACTTTCAGGATGTTTCCTGACTCATTCAAAGCCGGAATAATAACCAAGGTCTTAACGGCCGCCGCCCCAGGCTGCATTATGCGCCTCCAACCAGAGCCTGTGTTGCCTGCTCTATAAGGCCTGTATCCGGTGCAGCCATATCGGGTTTTAAGCCATCAAAATCAATGGGGTTACCGTTGAAAAGATACCCCTTGCCTACGGTTAACTCAATAACCGCGCCATCGGGAAGGTCAAACAAACTCTTTAAGAAAACCTGTCCCGCGGTATTATCCCCCAATACCTTTGCCTTATTATAAGCCTGCATAAAACCCGCGAAGATCTCGGCGGCGCTTCCGGTGCCCTTATTAGTTAAAATTATAACCTGTCCGTTAAATTTTACTTTTGACTCTGGCGTGATCAATCCTGACGGCGCCTGGTTTCTTCTTAAATAATAAAAAAGCTTATCCTGCGCATTAAGGAAAATACCGGATATATCCCAGGCCGCCAAAGGCGGGCCTCCGCCATTATTACGCAAGTCAATAATAAGC
It includes:
- a CDS encoding glycosyltransferase, whose protein sequence is MKEKLISIVIPSFNSFKTLKQSIKACLSQDYPSEAIEIIVVDDGSTDKTGEFLDKTGIKYIYQDNAGPAAARNTGWKSAKGEIVFFTDSDCLPSLAWVKNLVKYYEDAQVACAGGSYDIANPQNLLASLIHEEIMLRHAKMPLRVKALGSYNFSARKIILEETGGFNQQYPMASGEDNDLSYKIIKKGYALIFDKNVKVCHYHPENPIKYLRTQFWHGFWRVKLYLEHPQMSMGDDYSGLLDYAQPVLALALIITFPFLFFHDLRNIWFALFAAQIFLHLQVGVIMAIRCRNLKYLLFIILSLFRSFARGLGLASALLSRIVVDYRINKR
- a CDS encoding radical SAM protein; the encoded protein is MKNQLPPPKLTKRIDINTGYSCNLKCSFCYYLNDVKSKNKNKDLSTLRCKNLISYYAAKKMQVLEFTGGEPTIRKDFLELVSFARDKGFKKISLITNGILLSDRSFARRLVENKVEDFLFSLHGSTSDVHDKVTGMPGSYKLLNKAIENLLGLSVKVRCNSVVNGENFSDVYQRAKLFKDLGVKIVNFILFNPIEQAKFSDKKNFICYADVSDKLKRIADDFGPFFNKLTFRYIPFCQMAGYEKHVQNVHQVHYDHDEWNYYLRSFIRENRLKWVGAVGLGMMLLPEKEKWLSWGMEHFKSAAILQAHSFLHKHKFPQCKRCRYGFICGGIWKNYASYYGDRGIKESSGELILQPWHFMGQEQLAHT
- a CDS encoding DUF2304 domain-containing protein, translating into MQIKIFAISVSVVFLLLVIELIRREKITFKYALMWLVLSSTAIVLAAYENFLFSLAEKLGFKLPSNFIFFVIGIFVVLLSLFLTGYICQQNSRTEKLAQEIGILKEELSRLKKK
- a CDS encoding glycosyltransferase family 2 protein produces the protein MQPGAAAVKTLVIIPALNESGNILKVVSGIKSAMLDVDILVVDDGSFDNTAQLAEDTAASVIRLPFNLGIGGAVQTGFKYAHLNGYDAVVQFDADGQHDASFIKDILDPVLKENVDLCVGSRFLAKDAYYKSSFLRRVGIKFFSCLISLLTGQKTTDPTSGFRATGKKLIALFSCCYPIDFPEPEGIVIARCYNAKIKEVPVRMHPRQSGVSSIRFLKSGYYMFKVTLAVILCLLKKRSYKVCK